A region from the Alnus glutinosa chromosome 5, dhAlnGlut1.1, whole genome shotgun sequence genome encodes:
- the LOC133869807 gene encoding uncharacterized protein LOC133869807: protein MALSTAFRERLEHMELTRNQRLSLLQAEKEWQANKSQVLASKHANIRAMEQRCLLLDQKIASQSFKISARKSEIETLDAKYCTDSEHWRVLKSEVEELGELEKERDMFYELRSCEMKDFRENVEKFVVECRMRVEELRNRIKEHQSSLLQFQGGNEHFYNSEIAVAEKRKSELIAVKENLDRNLASNCQLRAQLQKQLQNISY from the exons ATGGCGCTTTCCACTGCATTCCGCGAACGGCTCGAGCACATGGAACTTACCAGAAACCAACGTCTCTCTCTCCTCCAG GCAGAGAAAGAATGGCAGGCGAACAAGTCTCAGGTCTTGGCGTCGAAGCACGCAAACATCAGGGCCATGGAGCAACGGTGCTTGTTGCTCGACCAAAAGATCGCGTCGCAGAGCTTCAAGATATCGGCCCGCAAGTCCGAAATCGAGACCCTCGATGCCAAATACTGTACCGATTCGGAACATTGGAG GGTTTTGAAGAGTGAGGTGGAGGAGCTTGGGGAGTTGGAGAAGGAGAGGGATATGTTTTACGAATTGAGGAGCTGTGAGATGAAGGACTTCAGAGAAAATGTGGAGAAGTTCGTTGTGGAATGTCGAATGCGTGTTGAGGAATTGAGGAACCGCATAAAAGAG CACCAGTCAAGCCTTTTGCAATTCCAAGGTGGCAATGAACATTTCTATAATTCTGAGATAGCTGTAGCTGAAAAGAGAAAGTCTGAACTTATAGCCGTGAAAGAGAATTTGGATAGGAACTTGGCTTCTAATTGCCAACTAAGAGCACAGCTGCAAAAGCAGCTTCAGAATATATCATACTAA
- the LOC133868569 gene encoding uncharacterized protein LOC133868569, protein MADELALDLEELRHLQSIAKRPRIVSLISSEICNLEKLSKEAVSASSSQIPTPVSTAPTVPSTPALKYATLASFSWDQDDDKVKIYISLEGVEQEKIETEFKPVSFDVKFHDVQGKNYRCAIAKLNKKIVPDKCKVVVKPSRCIITLFKASKGNWLDLHFKEDKLKPNLDKERDPMAGIMDLMKNMYEDGDEEMKRTIAKAWTDARSGKTADPLMGYR, encoded by the exons ATGGCGGACGAACTGGCTCTAGACTTGGAGGAGCTTCGTCACCTACAAAGCATCGCCAAGAGGCCTCGCATCGTCTCCCTCATCTCCTCCGAGATTTGCAACCTTGAGAAG TTGTCAAAAGAGGCTGTCTCTGCATCTTCCTCGCAAATTCCAACACCTGTTTCTACTGCACCTACGGTGCCCTCAACCCCGGCATTAAAATATGCTACTCTTGCTTCATTCAGCTGGGATCAGGACGATGACAAAGTCAAG ATATATATATCCCTAGAGGGAGTTGAGcaggaaaaaattgaaaccgAATTTAAGCCAGTGTCCTTTGATGTCAAATTCCATGATGTCCAAGGGAAGAACTACCGATGCGCCATAGCTAAACTGAACAAGAAGATTGTTCCAGATAAGTGCAAGGTGGTAGTTAAGCCTTCAAGGTGCATTATTACATTATTCAAAGCTTCAAAGGGGAACTGGTTAGATTTGCACTTTAAAGAGGACAAG CTGAAGCCAAATCTGGACAAAGAGCGGGATCCTATGGCTGGAATCATGGATTTAATGAAG AACATGTACGAGGATGGGGACGAAGAAATGAAACGCACAATTGCAAAAGCATGGACTGATGCAAGGTCTGGCAAAACAGCTGACCCTTTAATGGGATATCGTTAA
- the LOC133867604 gene encoding uncharacterized protein LOC133867604 isoform X1 translates to MADEPAVTRWSFMDFKLFYDAKFGRKRVPESENGQAADKPVSNGSSSAVTSNGSAHVKNTSDMAIYEQFRSQERNSTHTNGVLSDGTYERPQKSLLPAFESAEMRTLAESLSRDIIRGNPDVKWESIKGLENAKRLLKEAVVMPIKYPKYFTGLLSPWKGILLFGPPGTGKTMLAKAVATECKTTFFNISASSVVSKWRGDSEKLIKVLFELARHHAPSTIFLDEIDAIISQRGEGRSEHEASRRLKTELLIQMDGLMQTDELVFVLAATNLPWELDAAMLRRLEKRILVPLPEPEARRGMFEELLPPQPDEEKLVYDLLVEKTEGFSGSDIRLLCKEAAMQPLRRVMAILEERQEVVPEDELPIVGPIKQEDIETALKNTRPSAHLHAHRYDKFNDDYGSQILQ, encoded by the exons ATGGCCGACGAGCCTGCAGTTACTCGCTGGTCCTTTatg GATTTTAAACTGTTTTATGATGCAAAGTTTGGTAGAAAGAGGGTGCCGGAGTCGGAAAACGGTCAAGCAGCCGATAAACCAGTGAGCAATGGCAGTTCTTCGGCCGTGACGTCGAATGGGAGCGCGCATGTAAAGAACACATCTGACATGGCCATCTATGAACAATTCCGGAGCCAG GAGCGGAACTCAACACACACGAATGGAGTTTTGTCTGACGGAACTTATGAGAGACC GCAAAAGTCTCTTCTCCCTGCTTTTGAGTCTGCAGAAATGCGTACATTAGCAGAAAGTTTAAGTAG AGATATCATCCGTGGGAATCCTGATGTTAAGTGGGAAAGCATCAAGGGGTTAGAGAATGCCAAACGTTTACTTAAGGAGGCAGTTGTCATGCCAATAAAATATCCCAA GTACTTTACTGGTCTTCTATCCCCATGGAAAGGAATTCTCCTTTTTGGCCCTCCAGGGACAGGAAAG ACAATGCTTGCCAAGGCTGTTGCAACAGAGTGCAAGACCACATTTTTCAATATCTCAGCATCTTCCGTTGTCAGCAAATGGCGTG GTGACTCGGAGAAGCTAATTAAGGTGTTATTTGAGCTTGCTAGGCACCATGCACCATCAACTATATTTCTTGATGAAATCGATGCTATTATTAGCCAACGTGGTGAAGGACGTAGCGAGCATGAAGCAAGTAGGCGTTTGAAAACTGAGCTACTCATACAG ATGGATGGTTTAATGCAGACAGATGAACTTGTTTTCGTTTTGGCGGCAACAAATCTCCCCTGGGAACTGGATGCAGCTATGCTCCGGCGTCTTGAGAAGCGA ATCCTAGTGCCTCTTCCGGAGCCAGAAGCGAGAAGAGGCATGTTTGAGGAACTCCTGCCACCACAGCCTGATGAGGAGAAGCTTGTTTATGATTTGTTGGTTGAAAAGACGGAAGGTTTTTCGGGTTCAGATATTCGGTTACTGTGCAAAGAGGCTGCCATGCAGCCCCTTAGACGTGTAATGGCAATTCTTGAAGAGAGACAGGAAGTGGTGCCTGAGGATG AGTTGCCTATAGTTGGGCCAATCAAGCAGGAGGACATAGAGACAGCTTTAAAGAACACCAGACCATCTGCTCATCTCCATGCTCACCGTTACGATAAGTTTAATGACGATTATGGTAGTCAAATTCTCCAATGA
- the LOC133867604 gene encoding uncharacterized protein LOC133867604 isoform X2, translated as MADEPAVTRWSFMFGRKRVPESENGQAADKPVSNGSSSAVTSNGSAHVKNTSDMAIYEQFRSQERNSTHTNGVLSDGTYERPQKSLLPAFESAEMRTLAESLSRDIIRGNPDVKWESIKGLENAKRLLKEAVVMPIKYPKYFTGLLSPWKGILLFGPPGTGKTMLAKAVATECKTTFFNISASSVVSKWRGDSEKLIKVLFELARHHAPSTIFLDEIDAIISQRGEGRSEHEASRRLKTELLIQMDGLMQTDELVFVLAATNLPWELDAAMLRRLEKRILVPLPEPEARRGMFEELLPPQPDEEKLVYDLLVEKTEGFSGSDIRLLCKEAAMQPLRRVMAILEERQEVVPEDELPIVGPIKQEDIETALKNTRPSAHLHAHRYDKFNDDYGSQILQ; from the exons ATGGCCGACGAGCCTGCAGTTACTCGCTGGTCCTTTatg TTTGGTAGAAAGAGGGTGCCGGAGTCGGAAAACGGTCAAGCAGCCGATAAACCAGTGAGCAATGGCAGTTCTTCGGCCGTGACGTCGAATGGGAGCGCGCATGTAAAGAACACATCTGACATGGCCATCTATGAACAATTCCGGAGCCAG GAGCGGAACTCAACACACACGAATGGAGTTTTGTCTGACGGAACTTATGAGAGACC GCAAAAGTCTCTTCTCCCTGCTTTTGAGTCTGCAGAAATGCGTACATTAGCAGAAAGTTTAAGTAG AGATATCATCCGTGGGAATCCTGATGTTAAGTGGGAAAGCATCAAGGGGTTAGAGAATGCCAAACGTTTACTTAAGGAGGCAGTTGTCATGCCAATAAAATATCCCAA GTACTTTACTGGTCTTCTATCCCCATGGAAAGGAATTCTCCTTTTTGGCCCTCCAGGGACAGGAAAG ACAATGCTTGCCAAGGCTGTTGCAACAGAGTGCAAGACCACATTTTTCAATATCTCAGCATCTTCCGTTGTCAGCAAATGGCGTG GTGACTCGGAGAAGCTAATTAAGGTGTTATTTGAGCTTGCTAGGCACCATGCACCATCAACTATATTTCTTGATGAAATCGATGCTATTATTAGCCAACGTGGTGAAGGACGTAGCGAGCATGAAGCAAGTAGGCGTTTGAAAACTGAGCTACTCATACAG ATGGATGGTTTAATGCAGACAGATGAACTTGTTTTCGTTTTGGCGGCAACAAATCTCCCCTGGGAACTGGATGCAGCTATGCTCCGGCGTCTTGAGAAGCGA ATCCTAGTGCCTCTTCCGGAGCCAGAAGCGAGAAGAGGCATGTTTGAGGAACTCCTGCCACCACAGCCTGATGAGGAGAAGCTTGTTTATGATTTGTTGGTTGAAAAGACGGAAGGTTTTTCGGGTTCAGATATTCGGTTACTGTGCAAAGAGGCTGCCATGCAGCCCCTTAGACGTGTAATGGCAATTCTTGAAGAGAGACAGGAAGTGGTGCCTGAGGATG AGTTGCCTATAGTTGGGCCAATCAAGCAGGAGGACATAGAGACAGCTTTAAAGAACACCAGACCATCTGCTCATCTCCATGCTCACCGTTACGATAAGTTTAATGACGATTATGGTAGTCAAATTCTCCAATGA